A genomic window from Sphingobacterium spiritivorum includes:
- a CDS encoding sialidase family protein codes for MNRFILYSVVLLLFGSCKSIHPTVVKKDFLFEENRYFAQCHASTLAETASGEIRASWFGGTHEGNKDVVIWSAAFDGQKWSAPVSVADGISHDTVRYACWNPVLFKTKEDNTLYLYYKVGPNPREWWGAVKTSADNGKTWSSASLLPKGILGPVKNKPLELANGIILSPSSVEVTEDRWMGHVERSDDQQKSWTSYPIDHNSPFNIIQPSILQHADGRLQVLCRSKEGFVMTSWSSDEGKNWSALSKTNLINPNSATDAIRVKNGFLIVYNPDIPGKDWWEGRARLRLAYSKDGITWKDILVLEDQEKGEFSYPTIIQDTKGMVHITYTYNRKNIKHIILKI; via the coding sequence ATGAACAGATTCATTTTATACAGCGTCGTTCTACTTCTATTTGGCTCCTGCAAAAGCATTCACCCGACAGTGGTCAAAAAGGATTTTCTATTTGAAGAAAACAGATATTTTGCGCAATGTCATGCTTCTACTCTTGCCGAAACAGCTTCCGGAGAGATCCGGGCTTCCTGGTTTGGAGGAACACATGAGGGAAATAAGGATGTAGTCATCTGGAGTGCAGCATTCGACGGTCAGAAATGGTCTGCTCCGGTCTCTGTTGCTGATGGAATCAGCCATGATACGGTACGTTATGCCTGCTGGAATCCCGTACTGTTTAAAACAAAAGAAGACAACACACTGTATCTCTATTATAAAGTAGGACCGAATCCCCGTGAATGGTGGGGTGCAGTAAAGACCTCAGCCGATAATGGCAAGACATGGTCATCTGCCAGTCTGTTGCCAAAGGGTATTTTAGGCCCGGTTAAAAATAAGCCATTGGAACTTGCCAATGGCATTATTCTGTCTCCATCCAGTGTGGAGGTCACTGAAGACCGGTGGATGGGTCATGTGGAACGCAGCGATGATCAGCAGAAGTCATGGACCAGTTACCCTATTGATCATAATTCCCCGTTCAACATTATTCAACCCAGTATTTTACAGCATGCCGATGGGAGACTTCAGGTACTTTGCCGCAGCAAAGAAGGATTTGTCATGACTTCATGGTCTTCTGATGAAGGGAAAAACTGGTCAGCATTATCCAAAACAAATCTGATCAATCCCAATTCGGCTACCGATGCTATCCGTGTCAAAAATGGTTTTTTGATCGTTTACAATCCCGATATTCCGGGAAAAGACTGGTGGGAAGGCAGAGCCAGACTCCGGCTTGCCTATTCAAAAGATGGCATCACCTGGAAAGATATTCTGGTATTGGAAGACCAGGAAAAAGGAGAATTCAGTTATCCAACAATTATACAGGATACCAAAGGTATGGTACATATTACGTATACCTACAACCGTAAGAATATTAAACATATTATCTTAAAAATCTGA
- a CDS encoding SusC/RagA family TonB-linked outer membrane protein translates to MKQIYQSCCMIVMVSILSVTNLFAQQNVTGKVTDAQGAVPGVTVSVKGTARGTQTGTDGSYSIQANAGEIIRFSIVGYAAQEFTVSTAKTINVTLKEDAGALEEVVVTAMGIKREAKALGYAVSNIKADEITKAGNTNFGSALYGKAPGVKITTAPGGASSAVNVQIRGINSLNYQRQPLYVVDGIVIRNDQQNGSSGANNNNYWGDQRIRGNGMLDINPADIDNISILKGAAASALYGSDAASGVIVITTKKGSKGRGLGIDFNYNGSIERAAFLPKFQNEYGPGYDAATNTANGASAEGWIPAADSPSGRRPYFRAYGNFGPKFTGEEVMWWDGQVRTYSARPNNYYDVFDKGYNSNINVGISNQTDNINYRLSATRMDYKSTSPGSKQNKNTFNLNSSIKLSDKLSTDIVANYINTNTHNRSHLLGQVLGSFDGFFSRTEDMSALKNAYETADGYKYSRFGTGRPGDLKYTIRPYNLMDYFWTQYKNNYDETENRLLTSATLNWDVIKNLRFRGRIGNDLTSATSRYEQYNEYPTAYNSTTESTGGYTTTKGVYSILYGDAMLTYSNKINEDFDYSASVGFQSRSEKYDDQSSGTNAGLVTENWFSLSNSYAIPNTSNTRKEMLKYAYFGSLNVGYKGYLYLDGTYRSEYSSTLPVQNNNYNYGSISGSFIFSDAFNLKNDTFSYGKLRASYGIVGNDAGIYLANIAYNQTSLQTINGSVPSLTYGNSYGNLNLKPERKYETEFGVELKFLKNRLGLDASYYTNRIEDQILPLAAPASSGATSQVLNVGEIANNGVEISLSGTPIQNDVFTWTSRINYAFNQSKVKSLAEGVDELVFYDSDQSSLRIVARPGEKLGNIYVYPLATDANGNNLITDEGYYVVDKTQYKNVGNILPKAIGGWTNTFTYKNFMLDFTADYRFGGKMVSQNLKYGMSAGQYENTLPYREGGVTLQGVSEKTGAPNTVNLSAAEYYMNTFGWGADSWNEKGAVYDNSFIKLRELSIGYKIPDAFTSKLKINNLRVSLIGRNLFYFYRTLDNLDPESPVGNQWWSQGVDVGSTAATRSFGFSLNANF, encoded by the coding sequence GTACCGCCCGTGGTACACAGACCGGCACAGACGGAAGCTACAGTATTCAGGCCAATGCAGGTGAAATTATTCGTTTCTCTATCGTAGGCTATGCTGCACAGGAATTTACGGTATCTACAGCTAAAACGATTAATGTAACCTTAAAAGAAGATGCAGGAGCACTGGAGGAAGTTGTTGTTACAGCGATGGGTATCAAAAGAGAGGCAAAAGCATTAGGTTATGCCGTATCAAACATCAAAGCTGATGAAATTACAAAGGCCGGAAATACCAACTTTGGATCGGCACTATATGGTAAAGCTCCGGGTGTGAAAATCACAACTGCTCCGGGTGGTGCCTCAAGTGCTGTAAACGTGCAAATCCGTGGTATCAACTCCCTGAATTATCAAAGACAACCGCTTTACGTCGTAGATGGTATTGTTATCAGAAATGATCAGCAAAACGGAAGTTCCGGTGCCAATAACAACAATTACTGGGGTGATCAGCGCATCAGAGGTAACGGTATGCTGGACATCAATCCTGCTGATATCGACAACATCTCTATCTTAAAAGGCGCTGCTGCAAGTGCACTTTATGGTTCGGATGCAGCGAGTGGTGTTATTGTCATTACCACAAAAAAAGGATCAAAAGGCAGAGGATTAGGTATTGATTTCAATTACAACGGATCTATCGAAAGAGCTGCTTTCTTACCCAAATTCCAGAATGAATATGGTCCGGGATACGATGCTGCTACCAATACCGCAAATGGTGCATCAGCAGAAGGATGGATTCCTGCAGCAGATTCCCCATCAGGAAGACGTCCATATTTCCGTGCGTACGGTAACTTTGGACCGAAATTCACAGGTGAGGAAGTGATGTGGTGGGACGGACAGGTACGGACCTATTCTGCAAGACCAAACAATTACTATGATGTATTTGATAAGGGTTACAACTCCAATATCAATGTGGGTATCTCTAACCAGACAGACAATATCAATTACAGATTGAGTGCTACCCGTATGGACTATAAGAGTACAAGTCCGGGCAGTAAGCAAAATAAAAACACATTCAACTTAAACAGTTCTATTAAACTGAGTGACAAGTTGTCTACAGACATTGTAGCTAACTACATTAACACTAACACCCATAACCGTTCTCATTTATTAGGACAGGTATTGGGCTCTTTTGACGGATTCTTTAGCCGGACAGAGGATATGTCTGCATTAAAAAATGCTTACGAAACTGCAGACGGATATAAATATTCAAGATTCGGAACCGGAAGACCTGGTGACTTAAAATATACCATCCGTCCATACAATCTGATGGATTACTTCTGGACACAGTACAAAAACAACTACGATGAGACTGAAAACCGTCTCTTAACGAGTGCTACATTAAACTGGGATGTCATCAAGAACCTGAGATTCCGCGGAAGAATTGGTAATGACCTTACTTCAGCTACCAGTCGGTACGAACAGTATAATGAGTATCCAACAGCCTACAATTCTACAACCGAAAGTACGGGTGGTTATACGACGACAAAAGGAGTCTATTCTATTCTGTACGGAGATGCCATGTTAACGTATTCCAACAAGATCAACGAAGATTTTGATTACTCTGCCAGCGTGGGTTTCCAATCCCGTTCAGAAAAATATGATGACCAGTCATCCGGTACAAATGCAGGTCTGGTGACTGAAAACTGGTTTAGTCTGAGCAACAGTTATGCAATACCTAACACTTCTAATACGAGAAAAGAAATGTTAAAGTATGCATACTTTGGATCATTGAATGTTGGTTACAAAGGGTATCTGTATCTGGATGGAACATACAGATCTGAATATTCTTCTACCCTACCTGTACAGAACAATAACTACAACTACGGCTCTATAAGTGGAAGTTTTATCTTTTCTGATGCTTTCAACTTGAAAAATGATACATTCAGCTACGGTAAACTAAGAGCTTCATATGGTATTGTAGGTAATGATGCAGGTATTTATCTGGCAAATATTGCTTACAACCAGACGTCATTACAAACTATAAACGGATCTGTTCCTTCTCTGACTTATGGAAATTCATACGGTAACTTAAATCTGAAACCGGAGCGTAAGTACGAAACAGAATTCGGGGTGGAGTTGAAATTCCTGAAAAACAGACTTGGATTGGATGCAAGTTACTACACCAACCGTATCGAGGATCAAATCCTTCCGTTAGCAGCGCCTGCTTCATCCGGAGCAACTTCTCAGGTATTAAATGTCGGAGAGATCGCTAACAACGGGGTTGAGATTTCCCTTTCCGGTACACCGATTCAGAATGATGTATTTACCTGGACATCACGTATCAACTACGCTTTCAACCAGTCCAAAGTTAAATCATTGGCAGAAGGAGTAGACGAACTGGTATTCTATGATTCGGATCAAAGCTCATTGAGAATTGTCGCAAGACCGGGTGAAAAATTAGGAAATATCTATGTATATCCTTTGGCAACAGATGCAAACGGTAATAACCTGATTACGGACGAAGGTTATTATGTTGTTGACAAGACACAATACAAAAATGTAGGTAACATTCTTCCTAAAGCAATAGGTGGATGGACCAATACATTTACATACAAAAACTTTATGCTGGATTTTACAGCAGACTACCGTTTTGGCGGAAAAATGGTTTCCCAGAATCTGAAATACGGTATGAGTGCAGGTCAGTATGAAAATACACTTCCGTACAGAGAAGGTGGTGTAACGCTTCAGGGTGTTAGTGAAAAAACAGGTGCACCTAACACAGTCAACCTGAGTGCAGCAGAGTATTACATGAATACATTTGGTTGGGGAGCAGATTCATGGAATGAAAAAGGTGCAGTATATGACAACAGCTTTATCAAACTAAGAGAGCTTTCTATCGGATACAAAATCCCGGATGCTTTCACAAGCAAGCTTAAAATAAACAATCTTCGTGTATCCCTAATCGGAAGAAACTTATTCTATTTCTACAGAACATTAGATAATCTGGATCCGGAATCTCCTGTTGGAAACCAGTGGTGGTCACAAGGTGTAGACGTTGGTTCTACAGCTGCTACCCGTAGTTTCGGATTTTCTTTGAATGCTAATTTCTAA
- a CDS encoding glycoside hydrolase family 3 N-terminal domain-containing protein — protein MKKQTVLLSAALLLQSFVSFGQQKPIYKDPAQPVEKRVQDLLSRMTPEEKFWQCFMIPGDLDHVPKDQYKHGIFGFQVSAGTQGGGAAGQLLQYNANEGAEQLVRKINAIQKYFVEQSRLGIPIIPFDEALHGLMREGATAFPQAIGLASTFDPALMHEVATAIATESRLRGIRQILTPVVNLANDVRWGRTEETYGEDPYLSSVMGVAFVSAFEKQDIITTPKHFLANVGDGGRDSYPIFWNKRFLEETHLVPFKKAFQQGKSRSVMTAYNLIDGRPSTASKWLLTDKLKGEWKFDGFIISDASAVGGSTVLHYTAKDYPDASAQAINAGLDVIFQTEYDHYKLFMPPFLDGRISKTRIDDAVSRVLKAKFELGLFEQPYVSEKDIQKLVTQINNKPIAQQAAEGSFVLLQNQNHTLPINASYKKILIVGEEATAARLGGYSGPGNGKVSILQGIQEYGKGKGLDIRYAKGITMKLLSTSIIDPSYLTSGNAKGLKGEYFNNASISGTPAFTRTDEKIDCSWTLGSPDDKQLKMDQYSIRWTGQISSPASGIYEIGLRGNDGYRLYVDNKLIVDKWEKESYSTTTAPFTFEKGKSYPIRIEFREMRGNAHIELVWNYGLPDYKKDYDEALAKAKEADYIIVTTGIHEGEFQDRALLNLEGNQEQFIQEVSLLNKPTTVLLVGGSAIKTTAWKHKVGAILNVWYPGEEGGHAITNTLFGKVSPSGKLPVTYPVHEGQLPLVYNHHPTGRGDDYHHLSGEPLYPFGFGLSYSTFDFTNLTLETPAVSNQELIRFSVDVTNTGKVDAAEVTQVYVRDLLSSVSRPVLELKAFKKEFIKAGETKKIHFTLDPQELAFFDEQMNWTIEPGEYRILIGNSSKNLPLKATVSIR, from the coding sequence ATGAAAAAACAAACAGTTTTGCTGTCCGCAGCCCTACTCCTTCAATCATTTGTAAGCTTCGGACAGCAAAAACCAATTTACAAAGATCCGGCTCAGCCTGTCGAAAAAAGAGTACAGGATCTCTTAAGCCGAATGACTCCGGAAGAAAAATTCTGGCAATGTTTTATGATTCCGGGAGATTTAGACCATGTCCCCAAAGATCAGTATAAACATGGCATCTTCGGATTTCAGGTTAGTGCCGGTACACAGGGCGGAGGTGCTGCCGGACAACTACTACAGTACAATGCTAATGAAGGTGCAGAACAACTTGTACGTAAGATCAATGCAATCCAAAAATATTTCGTAGAACAGTCCCGTCTCGGGATTCCTATTATCCCGTTTGATGAAGCGCTTCACGGACTCATGCGCGAAGGCGCTACAGCTTTTCCGCAGGCCATAGGTCTGGCTTCTACATTTGATCCTGCTTTGATGCATGAAGTAGCAACAGCCATTGCTACCGAATCCCGCCTGAGAGGTATCAGACAAATTCTGACACCCGTTGTCAATCTGGCGAATGATGTAAGATGGGGAAGAACAGAAGAAACTTATGGAGAAGATCCTTACCTCAGCTCCGTAATGGGAGTAGCCTTTGTGAGTGCTTTCGAAAAACAGGATATTATTACGACACCTAAACATTTTCTGGCCAATGTCGGAGATGGAGGACGTGACTCCTACCCTATTTTCTGGAATAAACGCTTTTTAGAAGAAACACATCTGGTGCCTTTTAAAAAAGCATTTCAACAGGGAAAAAGCCGCTCTGTCATGACCGCTTACAACCTGATCGATGGCCGTCCTTCCACAGCCAGTAAGTGGTTGCTGACAGACAAACTGAAAGGCGAATGGAAATTTGACGGATTTATTATCTCTGACGCCAGCGCAGTTGGCGGATCTACAGTATTGCATTACACGGCCAAAGATTATCCGGATGCATCAGCACAGGCAATCAATGCCGGATTGGATGTCATTTTCCAGACAGAATACGATCATTACAAACTGTTTATGCCTCCCTTTCTGGACGGAAGAATTTCCAAAACCCGTATTGATGATGCTGTGTCACGCGTATTGAAAGCTAAATTTGAACTGGGTCTTTTTGAACAACCTTATGTCAGTGAGAAAGATATTCAAAAATTAGTGACGCAAATCAACAACAAACCTATTGCACAACAAGCTGCGGAAGGATCTTTTGTCTTGCTCCAAAATCAGAATCACACCCTTCCCATTAATGCATCCTACAAAAAAATCCTGATCGTAGGAGAAGAGGCTACAGCAGCACGGTTAGGCGGATACAGTGGTCCCGGAAATGGTAAAGTCAGCATACTGCAGGGTATACAGGAGTATGGCAAAGGAAAAGGACTGGATATCCGGTATGCCAAAGGTATCACTATGAAATTACTCTCCACGAGTATCATAGATCCTTCTTACCTGACTTCAGGAAATGCAAAAGGACTTAAAGGTGAGTATTTTAACAATGCATCCATATCAGGAACACCAGCATTCACCCGTACAGATGAAAAAATAGACTGTAGCTGGACATTAGGTTCTCCGGATGACAAACAGCTTAAAATGGATCAATACAGCATCCGCTGGACAGGTCAGATCAGTTCTCCTGCCTCCGGTATATATGAAATTGGATTAAGAGGAAATGATGGTTACCGTCTCTATGTGGACAATAAGCTGATCGTGGATAAATGGGAAAAAGAAAGTTACTCAACCACCACAGCTCCGTTTACATTTGAAAAAGGTAAAAGCTATCCTATCCGCATAGAGTTTCGCGAAATGCGTGGCAATGCCCATATTGAATTAGTGTGGAATTACGGATTACCGGATTACAAAAAAGATTATGACGAAGCATTAGCTAAAGCGAAAGAAGCGGATTATATTATTGTTACCACCGGAATACACGAAGGTGAATTTCAGGATCGTGCTCTTCTAAATCTGGAGGGCAATCAGGAACAATTTATTCAGGAAGTATCTTTATTAAATAAACCGACAACAGTACTTCTTGTCGGCGGATCTGCAATCAAAACGACAGCATGGAAGCATAAAGTAGGTGCTATCCTCAATGTATGGTATCCGGGTGAAGAAGGAGGTCATGCTATAACCAATACCTTATTCGGTAAAGTAAGTCCTTCCGGTAAACTGCCTGTGACCTACCCTGTCCATGAAGGTCAGCTGCCGTTGGTGTACAATCACCATCCTACAGGACGTGGCGATGATTATCACCACCTGAGCGGTGAGCCTCTGTATCCCTTTGGTTTCGGACTGAGCTACAGCACATTCGATTTTACAAACCTGACTTTAGAAACTCCTGCAGTTTCAAATCAGGAACTTATTCGTTTTTCGGTAGATGTAACCAATACCGGTAAGGTAGATGCTGCTGAAGTAACACAGGTATACGTAAGAGATCTGCTCAGCTCTGTATCCCGCCCGGTACTGGAACTCAAAGCATTCAAAAAGGAATTTATAAAGGCCGGAGAAACAAAGAAGATACATTTCACTCTGGACCCTCAGGAACTGGCTTTCTTTGATGAGCAGATGAACTGGACAATCGAACCCGGAGAATACCGGATACTGATTGGCAATTCCTCTAAGAATCTTCCTTTAAAAGCCACCGTTTCTATCCGATAA
- a CDS encoding alpha-L-fucosidase: protein MKLRTLLLTAFLSSKLLNGFSQEHNVSVGYQQPTDPQVIQNLENWQDMKFGLFMHWGTYSQWGIVESWSLCPEDEGWTQRKPEHGSSYYEYVKNYENLQKTFNPTAFNPEKWAAAAKGAGMKYVVFTTKHHDGFAMFDTKQSDYKITDSKTPFSSNPRADVTKEIFNTFRKDGFKIGAYFSKPDWHTEYYWWSYFPPKDRNVNYDPTKYPERWKQYKDFTFNQINELTSNYGKVDILWLDGGWVRPFKTIDQSVEWQRTIKVEQDIDMDRIGTMARKNQPGIIVVDRTVPGAWENYVTPEQAIPDHKMDIPWESCITMGNSFSYVPNDQYKPTKKIVETLVKIISRGGNYLLNIAPGPNGDFDQAAYDRLKELSAWMQINESAVFATRPVAPYHEGDYYYTKSKDNKTVNVFHLSDNTAYTMPQEFTFTVPENFNPKSVEILGYKGKLKWTKTADKITIKKPNSTLNYAAVIRLVSK, encoded by the coding sequence ATGAAATTACGTACACTATTATTAACCGCTTTCCTGAGCAGTAAATTGCTAAATGGTTTCAGCCAGGAACATAATGTATCGGTAGGATACCAACAGCCTACAGATCCGCAGGTTATCCAGAATCTGGAAAACTGGCAGGACATGAAATTCGGACTTTTTATGCATTGGGGTACCTATAGCCAATGGGGTATTGTAGAGAGCTGGTCTCTATGTCCGGAAGACGAAGGATGGACACAACGCAAGCCTGAACACGGATCGTCTTATTACGAATACGTAAAGAATTATGAAAATCTTCAAAAGACCTTTAATCCCACGGCCTTCAATCCTGAAAAGTGGGCTGCAGCAGCTAAAGGTGCAGGTATGAAATATGTGGTGTTTACGACCAAGCATCATGACGGATTTGCCATGTTTGATACGAAACAATCGGATTATAAGATAACCGATTCCAAAACTCCATTTTCAAGTAACCCCAGAGCAGATGTAACAAAAGAAATTTTTAATACATTCCGCAAAGACGGATTCAAGATCGGTGCTTACTTCTCTAAACCTGATTGGCATACAGAATACTACTGGTGGTCCTATTTCCCACCGAAAGACAGAAATGTAAACTACGATCCGACCAAATATCCGGAACGCTGGAAGCAGTACAAGGATTTCACTTTCAATCAGATTAATGAACTCACATCCAACTATGGCAAAGTAGATATACTCTGGCTTGACGGAGGATGGGTGCGTCCGTTCAAAACCATAGATCAATCCGTAGAATGGCAGCGCACAATCAAGGTAGAACAAGATATTGACATGGACCGGATCGGTACTATGGCGCGTAAAAATCAACCCGGAATTATTGTGGTAGATCGTACTGTACCGGGAGCCTGGGAAAACTACGTCACACCCGAACAGGCTATTCCTGATCACAAAATGGATATTCCATGGGAAAGTTGTATCACAATGGGCAATTCATTCAGCTATGTCCCTAATGATCAATATAAGCCAACCAAAAAGATCGTAGAAACTTTGGTCAAAATTATATCCCGTGGTGGTAATTATTTATTAAATATAGCTCCCGGACCAAACGGAGACTTTGATCAGGCAGCATATGACCGCTTAAAAGAGTTGTCTGCATGGATGCAGATTAATGAAAGTGCTGTTTTTGCCACCCGTCCTGTTGCTCCCTACCATGAAGGAGATTATTATTATACAAAAAGCAAAGACAATAAGACTGTGAATGTATTTCACCTGTCTGACAATACGGCCTATACCATGCCACAGGAATTTACATTTACAGTTCCCGAAAACTTCAATCCCAAATCGGTTGAAATCTTAGGTTATAAAGGTAAATTAAAATGGACTAAAACAGCAGATAAAATCACCATCAAAAAACCAAATAGCACTCTGAATTATGCGGCCGTTATCCGTTTAGTTTCAAAATAA
- a CDS encoding SusD/RagB family nutrient-binding outer membrane lipoprotein, translating into MKKSLLYILFSGLTLLSFTGCKKDLEDKFQNPDASTQANIPAFFTDMLNNDRVRPSYWHYRTFILSNQAIYTQTASFYPSNTMYQPNDGYAYNYWTDFYAPGVLGIYRSMEVAYANLPETERATKEVFLNAGKVVLFDEASKMIDNFGDIPFSEAGSLPTNSTIIKPKFDDQKELYYSFIDELKALNLYFEKASTNADFSKYDILNSGNIQKWRKYTNSLRLRLLMRISNVDETKARTEIMEMLGNATLYPLVDGSANPNYSPKADDILLYPLTNNTTSLRQALLEGPNHYATDYMLNKVMLPSNDPRIPVFYDKFGRTVDGKFIQNKEYKAMPIEFTSTDMENNFQDYAVLDSATFFDNVATPGIVINASEVNFIKAEAHLRWGNEADAKTAYDLGVKQSITFYYYLNNLNTSGLKTEQKPTEEIISAFVDNSAASFTGDATKKLELIITQKWLHFGYLQAQQAWSEYRRTELPKLTFQTAGLVNYANPPKRLTYPSTEVSNNNVNYQAVKSKDTRDTKIFWDIK; encoded by the coding sequence ATGAAAAAATCACTATTATATATTTTGTTTTCAGGACTTACTCTTCTTTCCTTCACGGGTTGTAAGAAAGATCTTGAAGATAAATTTCAAAACCCCGATGCCTCTACACAGGCAAACATTCCGGCTTTTTTCACGGATATGCTCAACAATGACCGCGTAAGACCATCTTACTGGCATTACAGAACTTTCATTCTTTCTAATCAGGCTATATATACACAAACGGCATCTTTCTATCCGTCCAATACCATGTATCAGCCAAATGACGGGTATGCATATAATTACTGGACAGATTTCTATGCACCGGGTGTATTAGGTATCTACCGTTCAATGGAAGTGGCCTATGCGAATCTTCCTGAAACAGAAAGAGCAACCAAGGAAGTATTCCTGAATGCAGGTAAAGTTGTTCTTTTTGATGAAGCATCAAAAATGATTGATAACTTCGGTGATATTCCTTTCAGTGAAGCAGGTAGCTTACCAACTAACAGTACGATCATCAAACCAAAATTTGATGACCAGAAAGAGCTATACTATTCGTTTATCGATGAACTGAAAGCGCTGAACCTTTATTTTGAAAAAGCCAGCACCAATGCAGATTTTTCAAAATATGATATTCTGAATAGCGGTAACATCCAGAAATGGAGAAAATACACGAATTCATTACGCCTTCGTCTGCTAATGAGAATTTCTAATGTGGATGAAACGAAAGCCAGAACAGAGATTATGGAAATGCTGGGCAATGCGACTCTATATCCGTTAGTTGACGGATCCGCTAATCCAAATTATTCTCCGAAAGCAGATGATATCTTATTGTATCCTTTGACAAACAACACAACCAGTCTGAGACAGGCATTATTGGAGGGACCTAATCACTATGCAACAGACTATATGCTGAATAAAGTGATGCTCCCTTCAAATGACCCGAGGATCCCAGTATTCTATGATAAGTTCGGAAGAACAGTAGACGGAAAATTTATCCAAAACAAAGAGTATAAAGCAATGCCTATTGAATTTACATCAACAGACATGGAAAACAATTTCCAGGACTATGCAGTGCTGGACTCTGCGACATTCTTTGATAATGTAGCCACTCCGGGTATTGTGATCAATGCTTCAGAAGTCAATTTCATCAAAGCGGAAGCACACCTGAGATGGGGTAATGAAGCAGATGCGAAGACGGCTTATGATCTGGGGGTTAAACAATCCATTACGTTCTATTACTACCTTAATAATCTGAATACTTCGGGATTAAAAACAGAACAAAAACCAACTGAAGAAATTATCTCTGCCTTTGTGGATAATTCGGCAGCTTCCTTTACCGGAGATGCAACCAAGAAGTTAGAACTTATTATCACGCAAAAATGGTTACATTTCGGTTATTTACAGGCACAGCAAGCCTGGTCTGAATACAGAAGAACTGAACTTCCAAAACTGACATTCCAGACTGCAGGTCTTGTCAACTATGCTAATCCTCCAAAAAGATTAACATATCCAAGTACGGAAGTTTCAAACAACAATGTAAACTATCAGGCTGTTAAAAGTAAAGACACCAGAGACACAAAGATATTCTGGGATATTAAGTAA